In Amycolatopsis solani, a single window of DNA contains:
- a CDS encoding class I adenylate-forming enzyme family protein, whose translation MDLGTVLRWTAERYPRRRAVGGSSPMTYAEWDAHTDRLAWALAALGVRPRDRVVLALAGGEPLASLHLAAQKLGAVSVPLSYRFAPPELAYCVADALPALVITDASTAVLADEALADLPPIPRTASGSPDEDTIERLALRQPGGAPDVRVADQDTSVMLYTSGTTGKPKGVPRTHSAEHHAAIAHLIQSGQSRFDATLGVMPLFHTMGLRTLLATLVGAGTWVPQVKFDADEALELITAEGIGSLYLVPTIYWSLVRTGRLAEARTVRRLAYAGSSMTPALAEQLAGALEPESFVNHFGSTEIYTFTIGPDVLAKPGSAGRAGIFSRVRLVDPDPAAPPDAEVAPGEQGQIAISMASPEAFAGYWHRADANAKSIRDGWYFPGDLASADEDGDLWVAGRVDDMINSGGENIYPDEIEDALIRCAAVREVVVVGMADDRWGQAATAFFVPGDGMTPEHATEVLAAFVREQSGLPSLKRPKRFVAVDTIPKSGVGKILRRELSSGNYRALFDSAAEAGR comes from the coding sequence ATGGATCTGGGTACGGTTCTGCGCTGGACGGCGGAGCGTTATCCCCGGCGCCGCGCGGTGGGCGGCAGCAGCCCCATGACCTACGCCGAATGGGACGCGCACACCGACCGCCTGGCCTGGGCACTGGCCGCGCTCGGCGTCCGGCCCCGCGACCGCGTCGTCCTCGCGCTGGCCGGCGGGGAACCGCTGGCCAGCCTGCACCTGGCCGCGCAGAAGCTCGGGGCCGTCTCGGTGCCGCTGTCCTACCGGTTCGCGCCACCCGAGCTCGCCTACTGCGTCGCCGACGCCCTGCCCGCACTGGTGATCACCGACGCTTCGACCGCGGTTCTCGCGGACGAAGCGCTGGCCGACTTGCCCCCGATACCCCGGACCGCCTCCGGGTCGCCCGACGAGGACACCATCGAACGCCTGGCCCTGCGCCAGCCGGGTGGCGCCCCGGACGTCCGGGTGGCCGACCAGGACACCAGCGTGATGCTCTACACCTCCGGCACCACCGGCAAACCGAAGGGCGTGCCGCGCACGCACTCCGCTGAGCACCACGCGGCGATCGCCCACCTGATCCAAAGTGGACAGTCCCGGTTCGACGCGACGCTCGGCGTGATGCCGCTGTTCCACACCATGGGGCTGCGCACGCTGCTGGCCACCCTGGTCGGCGCGGGAACCTGGGTGCCGCAGGTGAAGTTCGACGCGGACGAAGCCCTGGAGCTGATCACCGCGGAGGGCATCGGCTCGCTGTACCTGGTGCCGACGATCTACTGGTCGCTCGTGCGCACCGGCCGGCTCGCCGAGGCGCGGACCGTGCGACGGCTGGCCTACGCGGGCTCGTCGATGACCCCGGCGCTGGCCGAGCAGCTCGCCGGCGCGCTGGAACCGGAGTCCTTCGTCAACCACTTCGGCAGCACCGAGATCTACACCTTCACCATCGGACCGGACGTGCTCGCGAAGCCGGGGTCGGCGGGCCGCGCCGGCATCTTCTCCCGGGTCCGGCTGGTGGACCCGGACCCCGCCGCGCCGCCGGACGCCGAGGTGGCACCGGGGGAGCAGGGCCAGATCGCCATCTCGATGGCCAGCCCCGAGGCGTTCGCCGGGTACTGGCACCGGGCGGACGCCAACGCCAAGTCCATCCGCGACGGCTGGTACTTCCCCGGCGACCTGGCGAGCGCCGACGAGGACGGGGACCTCTGGGTCGCCGGCCGGGTCGACGACATGATCAACTCCGGCGGCGAAAACATCTACCCCGACGAGATCGAGGACGCGCTGATCCGCTGCGCGGCGGTGCGCGAAGTGGTCGTGGTCGGCATGGCCGACGACCGGTGGGGCCAGGCCGCCACCGCGTTCTTCGTCCCGGGTGACGGCATGACCCCCGAGCACGCGACGGAGGTGCTGGCGGCCTTCGTCCGCGAGCAGTCGGGGCTGCCGTCGTTGAAGCGTCCCAAGCGGTTCGTCGCCGTCGACACCATCCCCAAGTCCGGCGTCGGCAAGATCCTCCGCCGCGAACTGAGCTCCGGGAACTACCGCGCGCTGTTCGACAGCGCCGCAGAAGCAGGCAGGTGA
- a CDS encoding xanthine dehydrogenase family protein molybdopterin-binding subunit: protein MTAVSDKPARRTARIEDPALLTGRGRFLDDMDPLPGTLTAAIVRSPHPHARIRGVDLERARRHPGVAAVIGPEEVKAALRPFPLALKAPMPYYPTATDKVRFVGEPVAVVVANDRYLAEDAAELVEVDYEPLPPVVDVEKALRPDAPRLHEDADGNVATDRTFSFGDVDDVFAKADHVVKGKYDFPRYSSTPMECYSVVAEWQDEGDGPAIQAWANFHGPFSMVAVLAGAFGLPASRIRLMIPADNGGSFGIKAGIYPYVALMALASKHAGRPVRWTEDRIEHLLASSAGSDRAMWFEAAVSADGTVQALRADLVDNVGAYLRPPEPSTLYRCFGNITGAYKIDAVEIRSRAVVTNKTPTGLNRGFGGQQLYFGLERLMDKVAETCGLDPIELRKRNFVRHEDFPYATPTGGIYDSGDYHRALDMVVKNADYQALREKQREARARGEYFGLGVATIVDPSATNIGYVGLATPAEQRASGRGKSGSTEHVRISVDPSGQVSVLLGTVPQGQGHATVAQQVVADQLGLPLERVRPLVEMDTATTPWTISSGSYSSRFAPLLTSALVEAAEKLAVTVKIAGATLLGVAAEEVELAEGQVRLLADPTRAVPFKHAAGLVHWDPGALPEGTSARLYEEAAFTPPQSKAASRSDQINSSLCYGFVAELAVVRIDPETREVKLEQVVTVHDAGTILNPTLLEGQVHGALAHALGGALFEEMRYTDAGQPTATFMDYLCPTTAETTFELNSDHLETPSPLTRLGAKGCGEGSCMSLPVAIANAVADALAPAGVDITSLPLHGNVLHELLSGSTTETERNH, encoded by the coding sequence ATGACCGCAGTCTCCGACAAGCCGGCCAGGAGGACGGCGCGGATCGAGGACCCCGCGCTCCTCACCGGCCGCGGCCGGTTCCTCGACGACATGGACCCGTTGCCCGGCACCCTGACCGCGGCGATCGTGCGCAGCCCGCACCCGCACGCCCGGATCCGCGGCGTCGACCTCGAGCGGGCCCGCCGGCACCCCGGGGTCGCCGCGGTGATCGGCCCCGAGGAGGTCAAGGCGGCCCTGCGCCCGTTCCCGCTGGCCCTCAAGGCACCCATGCCGTACTACCCGACGGCCACGGACAAGGTGCGCTTCGTCGGCGAACCGGTCGCGGTCGTCGTCGCCAACGACCGGTACCTGGCCGAGGACGCCGCGGAACTCGTCGAGGTCGACTACGAGCCGCTGCCGCCGGTGGTCGACGTGGAGAAGGCGCTGCGGCCGGACGCGCCGCGGCTGCACGAGGACGCCGACGGCAACGTCGCGACCGACCGGACCTTCAGCTTCGGCGACGTGGACGACGTCTTCGCCAAGGCCGATCACGTCGTGAAGGGCAAGTACGACTTCCCGCGCTACTCGTCGACGCCGATGGAGTGCTACTCGGTCGTCGCCGAGTGGCAGGACGAAGGCGACGGCCCGGCCATCCAGGCGTGGGCGAACTTCCACGGCCCGTTCTCGATGGTCGCGGTGCTGGCCGGCGCGTTCGGCCTGCCCGCGTCGCGGATCCGGCTGATGATCCCGGCCGACAACGGCGGCAGCTTCGGCATCAAGGCGGGCATCTACCCCTACGTCGCGCTGATGGCGCTGGCCAGCAAGCACGCGGGCCGTCCGGTGCGCTGGACCGAGGACCGCATCGAGCACCTGCTGGCCAGCTCGGCCGGGTCGGACCGGGCGATGTGGTTCGAGGCGGCCGTCTCGGCCGACGGCACGGTGCAGGCACTGCGCGCCGATTTGGTCGACAACGTGGGCGCCTATCTGCGCCCGCCCGAACCCAGCACGCTCTACCGCTGCTTCGGCAACATCACCGGCGCTTACAAGATCGACGCCGTCGAGATCCGGTCGCGCGCCGTGGTGACGAACAAGACGCCCACCGGGCTCAACCGCGGCTTCGGCGGCCAGCAGCTGTACTTCGGCCTGGAACGGCTGATGGACAAGGTCGCCGAGACCTGCGGCCTCGATCCGATCGAGCTGCGCAAGCGGAACTTCGTGCGGCACGAGGACTTCCCGTACGCCACCCCGACCGGCGGCATCTACGACTCCGGCGACTACCACCGCGCCCTCGACATGGTCGTCAAGAACGCGGACTACCAGGCCCTGCGCGAAAAGCAGCGGGAAGCGCGGGCCCGGGGCGAGTACTTCGGCCTCGGCGTGGCCACCATCGTCGACCCGTCCGCGACCAACATCGGCTACGTCGGCTTGGCCACCCCGGCCGAGCAGCGGGCGTCCGGGCGTGGCAAGTCCGGCTCCACCGAGCACGTCCGGATCAGCGTCGACCCCAGCGGGCAGGTGTCGGTGCTGCTGGGCACCGTGCCGCAGGGCCAGGGCCACGCCACCGTCGCGCAGCAGGTGGTCGCCGACCAGCTCGGCCTTCCGCTGGAGCGGGTGCGCCCGCTCGTCGAGATGGACACCGCCACCACCCCGTGGACGATCAGCTCGGGCAGCTACTCCTCGCGCTTCGCGCCGCTGCTGACCAGCGCGCTCGTGGAAGCGGCCGAGAAGCTCGCGGTGACCGTCAAGATCGCCGGGGCCACGCTGCTCGGCGTCGCGGCCGAGGAAGTGGAACTGGCCGAGGGCCAGGTCCGGCTGCTTGCCGATCCGACCCGGGCGGTCCCGTTCAAGCACGCGGCCGGGCTGGTGCACTGGGATCCCGGCGCGCTGCCGGAAGGCACCTCCGCGCGGCTGTACGAGGAGGCCGCGTTCACCCCGCCGCAGTCGAAGGCGGCCAGCCGCTCGGACCAGATCAACTCGAGCCTGTGCTACGGCTTCGTCGCCGAACTGGCGGTCGTCCGGATCGACCCGGAGACCCGCGAGGTGAAGCTCGAGCAGGTGGTCACCGTGCACGACGCCGGCACGATCCTCAACCCGACCCTGCTGGAAGGCCAGGTGCACGGCGCGCTCGCGCACGCGCTGGGCGGCGCGCTGTTCGAGGAGATGCGCTACACCGACGCCGGGCAGCCCACCGCCACCTTCATGGACTACCTCTGCCCGACCACCGCCGAAACCACCTTCGAGCTGAACAGCGACCACCTGGAAACGCCGTCGCCGCTGACCCGGCTAGGCGCGAAGGGCTGCGGCGAAGGCAGCTGCATGAGCCTGCCGGTCGCGATCGCCAACGCGGTCGCGGACGCGCTCGCCCCGGCCGGTGTGGACATCACCAGCCTGCCCCTGCACGGAAACGTGCTCCACGAGCTGCTGAGCGGCAGCACCACGGAAACCGAAAGGAACCACTGA
- a CDS encoding enoyl-CoA hydratase/isomerase family protein, whose protein sequence is MALTGGEIRLDRGHDGRVAYLTLDHGKYNIITWETRQVMADRFAEIDADDEIKVVVIQGEGEHFSSGGDIAGFMEVDPIDFTDLGQNVTAPARSPKPVITAVDGYCFGVGLELALSTDIRVATKRAEFALPEMRLGMIPGSGGTQRLARLIGLSRAKYHVMTASRINAQQAGDWGLVANVVEDRAALDAEVERIVGVLLGFSPLAARTAKEVLDKGVDAPLYSGIELERKAYAMLRSSNDFAEGVAAFTGKRAPKFQGR, encoded by the coding sequence ATGGCACTCACCGGAGGCGAGATCCGGCTCGACCGCGGCCACGACGGCCGGGTCGCCTACCTGACCCTCGATCACGGCAAGTACAACATCATCACCTGGGAGACCCGCCAGGTGATGGCCGACCGGTTCGCCGAGATCGACGCCGACGACGAGATCAAGGTCGTCGTCATCCAGGGCGAAGGCGAGCACTTCTCCTCCGGCGGCGACATCGCCGGGTTCATGGAGGTCGACCCGATCGACTTCACCGACCTCGGCCAGAACGTCACCGCCCCGGCGCGCAGCCCCAAGCCGGTGATCACCGCGGTCGACGGCTACTGCTTCGGCGTCGGGCTGGAACTCGCGCTGTCCACCGACATCCGGGTGGCGACCAAGCGCGCCGAGTTCGCGCTGCCGGAGATGCGGCTGGGCATGATCCCGGGCTCCGGCGGCACGCAGCGCCTCGCCCGGCTGATCGGCCTGTCCCGCGCGAAGTACCACGTGATGACCGCGTCGCGGATCAACGCGCAGCAGGCGGGCGACTGGGGTCTGGTGGCGAACGTGGTCGAGGACCGCGCCGCCCTGGACGCCGAGGTGGAGCGGATCGTGGGCGTGCTGCTCGGGTTCTCCCCGCTGGCCGCCCGCACCGCCAAGGAGGTGCTCGACAAGGGCGTGGACGCGCCGCTGTACTCCGGGATCGAGCTGGAGCGCAAGGCGTACGCGATGCTGCGTTCCAGCAACGACTTCGCCGAGGGCGTCGCCGCGTTCACCGGCAAGCGCGCGCCGAAGTTCCAGGGCCGGTGA
- a CDS encoding FAD binding domain-containing protein: MKAAPFAYVRPSSLPDAIAELASTGGGGKVIAGGQSLVPVLAMRLARPETLVDITSVPELDHLGVAGGYLEIGATVRQRRIERDPVSAAVPLLGMALPWVGHRELRSRGTVCGSLAHADPAAELPAVACCLNAELTVTGPGGARRVPAREFFSGAMTTALGADDILTAVRFPVAAAGEGFGFAEIARRHGDFALAGVVARVRVRGGETDAELTGFGVSDRPVTRSVSGELAAALNESGGDVSRALSGPLTAVAEELVDTEGDAHASRDYRRRLFRTLAGRELGKAYERARKSAGEVDS; this comes from the coding sequence ATGAAAGCCGCACCATTCGCCTACGTCCGGCCGTCGAGTCTGCCCGACGCGATCGCCGAACTCGCGAGCACGGGCGGCGGCGGCAAGGTCATCGCGGGTGGGCAGTCGCTGGTCCCGGTGCTGGCCATGCGGCTCGCCCGCCCGGAAACCCTGGTGGACATCACTTCCGTCCCGGAGCTCGACCACCTCGGCGTCGCGGGCGGGTACCTCGAGATCGGCGCCACGGTGCGCCAGCGGCGGATCGAGCGCGACCCGGTGAGCGCGGCGGTTCCCTTGCTGGGCATGGCGTTGCCGTGGGTCGGGCACCGGGAACTGCGCAGCCGGGGCACCGTGTGCGGCAGCCTCGCGCACGCCGACCCGGCCGCCGAACTGCCGGCCGTGGCGTGCTGCCTGAACGCCGAACTGACCGTGACCGGGCCTGGCGGTGCCCGGCGGGTGCCGGCGCGGGAGTTCTTCTCCGGCGCGATGACGACCGCGCTCGGGGCCGACGACATCCTGACCGCCGTGCGGTTCCCGGTCGCGGCGGCGGGCGAGGGGTTCGGGTTCGCCGAGATCGCCCGCCGGCACGGCGACTTCGCGCTCGCCGGGGTCGTCGCCCGGGTCCGCGTCCGCGGCGGGGAAACCGACGCGGAGCTGACCGGGTTCGGCGTGTCCGACCGGCCGGTCACCCGCTCGGTCAGTGGTGAGCTGGCCGCCGCGCTGAACGAGAGCGGCGGCGACGTGAGCCGTGCCCTGTCCGGCCCGCTCACCGCGGTGGCGGAGGAACTGGTCGACACCGAAGGCGACGCCCACGCGTCCCGCGACTACCGCCGCCGGCTGTTCCGCACGCTGGCGGGCCGGGAACTGGGCAAGGCATACGAGCGCGCTCGCAAGAGCGCCGGTGAGGTGGATTCGTGA
- a CDS encoding xanthine dehydrogenase family Fe-S subunit, producing MTEVVAQNGKPRAVKAAADDLVEVRMTVNGTPAVLSLPARVTLADALRDHLGLTGTHVGCEHGVCGMCTVLVDGQAARACLLFAVQLDGSDVVTVEGLGRPDDLHPLQEAFGRNHALQCGFCTPGFLMSSYDLLSTKPEVTEEELPEELSGVICRCTGYRNILTAVNETREAHPDGIPAPGNCAHRALVGRATGQAGGSTDGREAIESTEDTPRIDIVLPDGDPTIAVDIETGIGVPVDAVWRVFDDISLLARCLPGAELTEDLGDDHYAGRARVSVGPIKLAFKGVAHVVEHDRAGQCLRVLAQGQDTGGAQTQADIVLRTEATATGTAMRAEAKVYLTGRIAQFGRALAGDVSRRMFEQFADALREAATSGQAPSGPVKAPSALKLLFAPLFARIRTALRRKSR from the coding sequence GTGACCGAAGTGGTGGCACAGAACGGGAAACCCCGCGCCGTGAAGGCGGCGGCGGACGACCTCGTCGAGGTCAGGATGACGGTGAACGGCACACCCGCCGTGCTCAGCCTGCCCGCGCGGGTCACGCTCGCCGACGCCCTGCGGGACCACCTCGGGCTCACCGGCACGCACGTGGGCTGCGAGCACGGCGTGTGCGGGATGTGCACCGTACTCGTGGACGGGCAGGCGGCCCGTGCCTGCCTGCTGTTCGCGGTCCAGCTCGACGGCTCGGACGTCGTCACCGTCGAGGGCCTCGGCCGGCCGGACGACCTGCACCCCCTGCAGGAGGCGTTCGGCCGCAACCACGCGCTGCAGTGCGGTTTCTGCACCCCGGGGTTCCTGATGAGCTCCTACGACCTGCTCAGCACGAAGCCCGAGGTGACGGAGGAGGAACTGCCCGAAGAGCTGTCCGGGGTCATCTGCCGGTGCACCGGCTACCGCAACATCCTCACCGCCGTCAACGAAACTCGCGAGGCGCACCCCGACGGCATCCCCGCCCCGGGCAACTGCGCGCACCGCGCGCTCGTCGGCCGGGCCACCGGTCAGGCGGGCGGCAGCACCGACGGCCGTGAAGCCATCGAGTCCACAGAGGACACCCCCCGGATCGACATCGTGCTGCCGGACGGGGACCCGACGATCGCCGTCGACATCGAGACCGGGATCGGCGTGCCGGTGGACGCGGTGTGGCGCGTGTTCGACGACATCTCGCTGCTCGCCCGGTGCCTGCCCGGCGCGGAGCTCACCGAAGACCTGGGCGACGACCACTACGCCGGCCGCGCGCGCGTGTCGGTGGGCCCGATCAAGCTCGCCTTCAAGGGGGTCGCGCACGTCGTCGAGCACGACCGCGCCGGTCAGTGCCTGCGCGTGCTCGCGCAGGGGCAGGACACCGGTGGCGCGCAGACCCAGGCCGACATCGTGCTGCGCACCGAGGCCACGGCCACCGGCACCGCGATGCGGGCCGAGGCCAAGGTCTACCTCACCGGCCGCATCGCGCAGTTCGGCCGGGCACTGGCCGGCGACGTGAGCCGGCGCATGTTCGAGCAGTTCGCGGACGCCCTGCGCGAAGCCGCGACGTCCGGGCAGGCACCCAGCGGCCCGGTCAAGGCGCCCAGCGCGCTGAAACTCCTGTTCGCCCCGCTGTTCGCCCGGATCCGGACCGCGCTGCGCCGCAAGTCCCGCTGA
- a CDS encoding MFS transporter has protein sequence MTPDIAPRPKSPRAAVFASVAGWSFDLFDLFLLLYVAGPISKNIFPSTSPTLGIAAVFGSFAVTVVMRPAGAALFGELADRKGRKGTMVLVMSGVGVTTAAMGLVPSHASVGVLAPILFLALRVAQGLFVGGVTATTHTLGTESIGPRWRGLMSGLIGAGGAGLGAALASTAYIVVSAIFPGPAFDQWGWRVLFFCGLLSALLSLFVLRKVEESPEFEGKREAPVPFRELVRGRGKKILALNIAVAAGGGAQYYLTSGYLPTLLSEVVRIPAGLRGAILLVSSVVVVGAAIAAGELSERLGRRRTMLGFGLVNLVALPVLTWGIAAAGSGRGGLVAVLCALMVMLSNAAYAPLMIFLNERYPTGLRARGTAVSWNLGFMLGGLMPTLVSLLSPELPDVPSRLALFLAGAALVFLIALLASPETRGALDRDRGVRTAADDATAV, from the coding sequence TTGACACCCGATATCGCACCACGGCCGAAGTCGCCTCGTGCCGCGGTATTCGCTTCCGTCGCCGGCTGGTCCTTCGACCTGTTCGACCTCTTCCTGCTGCTCTACGTGGCCGGTCCGATCAGCAAGAACATCTTCCCGAGCACCAGCCCGACCCTCGGCATCGCCGCGGTGTTCGGCTCGTTCGCGGTCACCGTCGTGATGCGCCCGGCGGGCGCCGCGCTCTTCGGGGAGCTGGCGGACCGCAAGGGACGCAAGGGAACCATGGTGCTCGTGATGAGCGGCGTCGGCGTCACCACGGCCGCGATGGGGCTGGTCCCGTCCCACGCCTCGGTGGGCGTGCTCGCCCCGATCCTGTTCCTGGCGCTGAGGGTCGCGCAGGGGCTGTTCGTCGGCGGCGTCACCGCGACCACGCACACGCTCGGCACCGAAAGCATCGGCCCGCGCTGGCGTGGCCTGATGAGCGGGCTGATCGGGGCCGGGGGAGCGGGGCTCGGGGCCGCGCTGGCCAGCACGGCCTACATCGTGGTCTCGGCGATCTTCCCCGGCCCGGCGTTCGACCAGTGGGGCTGGCGCGTGCTGTTCTTCTGCGGCCTGCTCAGCGCGCTGCTGAGCCTGTTCGTGCTACGCAAGGTCGAGGAATCCCCGGAGTTCGAAGGGAAACGGGAGGCTCCGGTGCCGTTCCGGGAGCTGGTCCGTGGTCGTGGCAAGAAAATCCTCGCGCTGAACATCGCGGTGGCCGCCGGCGGCGGTGCGCAGTACTACCTGACGTCCGGTTACCTGCCCACCCTGCTCAGCGAGGTGGTCCGGATCCCGGCCGGCCTGCGCGGCGCGATCCTGCTGGTCAGCAGCGTCGTGGTGGTCGGCGCGGCGATCGCCGCGGGCGAGCTGAGCGAACGGCTCGGCCGCCGCCGGACCATGCTCGGGTTCGGCCTGGTCAACCTGGTCGCGCTGCCGGTGCTCACCTGGGGCATCGCCGCCGCCGGAAGTGGCCGCGGCGGGCTCGTGGCGGTGCTGTGCGCGCTCATGGTGATGCTGTCGAACGCCGCGTACGCGCCGCTGATGATCTTCCTCAACGAGCGGTACCCGACCGGGCTGCGGGCCAGGGGCACGGCGGTGAGCTGGAACCTCGGCTTCATGCTCGGCGGGCTGATGCCGACCCTGGTGAGCCTGCTCAGCCCGGAGCTGCCGGACGTCCCCTCACGGCTCGCGCTCTTCTTGGCGGGCGCGGCCCTGGTGTTCCTCATCGCGCTCCTGGCGAGCCCGGAGACCCGGGGAGCGCTCGATCGCGACCGTGGCGTCCGGACCGCCGCCGACGACGCCACCGCGGTCTGA
- a CDS encoding ATP-dependent Clp protease ATP-binding subunit, producing the protein MTGFLPRDQGDSPLDEFLAQFFGQASPGRRAYSVDLTRLLSEQARALFAEAANRAAEWGHRHVDTEHLLWAAAQTPATAHLLQQAGVDPRRLAEQLERDCGGHGDATTPTGLAPGAKRALLDAHQLARGLGSSYIGPDHLLFAMATNPDSEAGRRLREAGATRDRLHEGTADGQTRLARAGTPTLDQYGEDLTERAREGRIDPVIGRDDEIEQTIEVLSRRTKNNPVLIGEAGVGKTAIVEGLAQRLADDDVPDILSGRHVVQLDLTAVVAGTRYRGDFEERMSALMKEIRDNRDRLIVFIDELHMIVGAGSGGEGGGQGAGNMLKPALARGELHVVGATTLDEYRTGIERDPALERRFQPILVPEPSVEDAVAILRGLRDRYEAHHQVRYSDEALHAAVDLSDRYLTERFLPDKAIDLIDQAGARVRLRSRTRPDRVRDLETRLEELQRDKDQAVAEENFERASALRDEITELRAGLEPADRRTPDRVVEVTDADIAEVVSRLTGVPAARLTESERDRLLKLEEHLHGRVVGQEEAVDAVAEAVRRSRAGLAEPDRPFGSFLFLGPTGVGKTELARTLAEALFGDDDHMIRVDMSEYSERHTISRLIGAPPGYVGYDDAGQLTEAVRRRPYSVVLLDEIEKAHPDVFNILLQVLDDGRLTDGRGRTVNFANTVLIMTSNLGSDLVTSSTQGALGFGPARDDASANLRERLMRRLRESFRPEFLNRIDEIIVFRRLEPEQLDRITELLLERTKRRAHAHDVTVEFTPAAIRWLSETGYEPEFGARPLRRAIQRHVDNRLSTMLLDGRLEQGATVRVDAGDGGLTFETAVPAS; encoded by the coding sequence ATGACCGGCTTCCTTCCGCGAGACCAGGGCGACAGCCCGCTCGACGAGTTCCTCGCCCAGTTCTTCGGCCAGGCTTCGCCGGGACGGCGGGCGTACTCCGTCGACCTCACCCGCCTGCTGAGCGAGCAGGCCAGGGCGTTGTTCGCCGAGGCGGCCAACCGCGCCGCCGAGTGGGGGCACCGGCACGTCGACACCGAGCACCTGCTGTGGGCCGCCGCCCAGACCCCGGCGACCGCGCACCTGCTCCAGCAGGCCGGCGTCGACCCGCGGCGGCTGGCCGAGCAGCTCGAACGCGACTGCGGCGGCCACGGTGACGCGACGACCCCGACCGGTCTGGCCCCGGGCGCCAAGCGTGCCCTGCTCGACGCTCATCAGCTGGCCCGCGGGCTCGGCTCCTCCTACATCGGGCCGGACCACCTGCTGTTCGCGATGGCGACGAACCCCGACTCCGAAGCGGGCCGGCGGCTGCGTGAGGCCGGCGCGACCCGTGACCGCCTCCACGAAGGCACCGCGGACGGGCAGACCCGGCTCGCGCGGGCCGGCACGCCCACCCTCGACCAGTACGGCGAGGACCTGACCGAGCGGGCCCGCGAAGGCCGGATCGACCCGGTCATCGGCCGCGACGACGAGATCGAGCAGACCATCGAGGTGCTCTCGCGCCGCACCAAGAACAACCCCGTGCTGATCGGCGAGGCCGGGGTCGGCAAGACCGCGATCGTCGAAGGGCTCGCCCAGCGGCTGGCCGACGACGACGTCCCCGACATCCTCAGCGGCCGCCACGTCGTCCAGCTCGACCTCACCGCCGTGGTCGCCGGCACCCGCTACCGCGGCGACTTCGAGGAGCGGATGTCCGCGCTGATGAAGGAGATCCGCGACAACCGCGACCGGCTGATCGTGTTCATCGACGAGCTCCACATGATCGTCGGCGCGGGCAGCGGCGGCGAAGGCGGGGGCCAGGGCGCCGGGAACATGCTCAAGCCGGCCCTGGCCCGCGGCGAGCTGCACGTCGTCGGCGCGACCACCCTCGACGAGTACCGCACCGGCATCGAACGCGACCCCGCGCTGGAACGCCGTTTCCAGCCCATCCTCGTGCCCGAACCGAGTGTCGAAGACGCCGTCGCGATCCTGCGCGGCCTGCGCGACCGCTACGAGGCCCACCACCAGGTCCGGTACTCCGACGAAGCCCTGCACGCCGCGGTGGACCTGTCCGACCGGTACCTCACCGAACGGTTCCTGCCCGACAAGGCCATCGACCTGATCGACCAGGCCGGCGCGCGCGTCCGGCTGCGCTCCCGGACCCGGCCCGACCGCGTCCGCGACCTGGAGACCCGGCTGGAGGAGCTGCAGCGCGACAAGGACCAAGCCGTCGCCGAGGAGAACTTCGAACGCGCGTCAGCCCTGCGTGACGAGATCACCGAACTGCGGGCCGGGCTCGAACCGGCGGACCGGCGCACCCCGGACCGGGTCGTGGAGGTCACCGACGCCGACATCGCCGAAGTCGTCTCGCGCCTGACCGGCGTGCCGGCGGCGCGGCTCACCGAGTCCGAACGCGACCGGCTGCTCAAGCTCGAAGAGCACCTGCACGGCCGGGTCGTCGGGCAGGAGGAAGCGGTGGACGCCGTCGCCGAGGCCGTCCGCCGGTCGCGCGCGGGACTGGCCGAACCGGACCGGCCGTTCGGCAGCTTCCTCTTCCTGGGCCCGACCGGTGTAGGCAAGACCGAACTCGCCCGGACACTCGCCGAAGCGCTCTTCGGCGACGACGACCACATGATCCGCGTCGACATGAGCGAGTACTCCGAGCGGCACACCATCAGCAGGCTGATCGGCGCGCCACCCGGGTACGTCGGCTACGACGACGCCGGCCAGCTCACCGAAGCCGTCCGCCGCCGGCCCTACTCCGTCGTCCTGCTCGACGAAATCGAGAAGGCGCACCCCGACGTGTTCAACATCCTGCTGCAGGTGCTCGACGACGGGCGGCTCACCGACGGCCGCGGCCGCACCGTCAACTTCGCCAACACCGTCCTCATCATGACCAGCAACCTCGGCTCCGACCTGGTCACCAGTTCCACGCAGGGCGCGCTCGGCTTCGGCCCGGCCCGCGACGACGCGAGCGCGAACCTGCGCGAGCGGCTGATGCGGCGGCTGCGCGAAAGCTTCCGGCCCGAGTTCCTCAACCGCATCGACGAGATCATCGTCTTCCGCCGCCTCGAGCCCGAGCAGCTCGACCGGATCACCGAACTGCTGCTGGAACGCACGAAGCGGCGAGCGCACGCCCACGACGTCACCGTCGAGTTCACGCCCGCGGCGATCCGCTGGCTCAGTGAAACCGGCTACGAGCCGGAGTTCGGGGCGCGGCCGCTGCGCCGGGCGATCCAGCGCCACGTCGACAACCGGCTCTCCACCATGCTCCTCGACGGCCGCCTCGAACAGGGCGCCACGGTCCGGGTCGACGCCGGTGACGGCGGCCTGACCTTCGAAACCGCCGTGCCGGCGAGCTGA